In a single window of the Bacillus clarus genome:
- a CDS encoding YhgE/Pip domain-containing protein, which yields MRGYQLLSKEFTEIIKSKKILIPIIAVLFVPILYAGMFLWAFWDPYEQLDDLPVAVVNLDKGAVFDGKPIEVGKGLVDNLKDNKGFKWEFVNEKTAKEGMENRKYYMLVRIPENFSSNATTLLKDNPKPLNLEYIPNESLNFLSSQIGGTAIEKIKGEVSSTLTKTYAEKMFDAIKDVSKGLADGADGANQLHDGASELHDGSGKVTDGLHILQGKSGKMKDGVQKLFDGSNKLVDGSGKVTSGLNTLNNKTGEMQKGIDELRDGSQKVTGGLNTLANKSGELKNGTNELSNGLEQLVGGQSQLEKGSQEIQKGLQDLNNKVQSSVVGFEGVQSKVPAILNKVNEKINGAEENVSQLNEFTQSTAGDAKNAAQDIANLQKQIENLPKEYQEQLQPYITNAAKSTATVQQKVVGVAGGTKKLNEEVKQLKGEINETVSGMQNKLPNPEGLKTLTSGIEKLTNAQNEFVSKFHGFGEGLSNAKVGADKLKNGSNQLIDGVTQLADGSNQVTAGLGQLSVGANQMTGGINQLADGSSQVTTGLGTLNGGLNKMLTGSTQLIDGVNQLAVGSGKVTDGLVKVNDGSGELAEKLGEGAEKTGEVKGTDKTYDMFASPVKVKTEKMAEVPNYGTGFTPYFLSLGLFVGALLLSIVYPLRDTVGVPKSGFSWFISKFGILLSVGIIQALVADCVLLFWLGVEVQSVLYFILFSIVTSLAFISLIQCLVTAFGDAGRFIAILTLIMQLTTSAGTFPLELIPKLLQYFNAWLPMTYSVSGFKAVVSSGDFNFMWQNIGILMIFIVLLSLGTIASLTWMHKRQFRNVVEQQSVEG from the coding sequence ATGCGGGGGTATCAGTTATTGAGTAAAGAATTTACGGAGATTATAAAAAGTAAAAAAATTTTAATCCCGATTATTGCGGTTTTGTTTGTGCCAATTTTATATGCAGGTATGTTTTTATGGGCCTTTTGGGACCCGTATGAACAGCTAGATGATTTACCAGTGGCGGTAGTTAATTTGGATAAAGGGGCGGTATTTGACGGCAAACCGATTGAAGTTGGAAAAGGGCTCGTCGATAACTTAAAAGACAATAAAGGGTTTAAATGGGAATTTGTTAATGAAAAGACAGCGAAAGAAGGAATGGAAAACAGAAAGTATTACATGTTAGTACGTATTCCAGAGAACTTTTCAAGTAATGCTACAACATTATTAAAAGACAATCCAAAACCATTAAACTTAGAATATATTCCGAATGAAAGCTTAAATTTCTTATCTTCACAAATTGGTGGCACAGCTATTGAAAAGATTAAAGGTGAAGTATCAAGTACGTTAACGAAAACGTATGCTGAGAAAATGTTTGATGCTATTAAAGATGTCTCAAAAGGTTTAGCAGATGGGGCAGATGGAGCAAATCAGTTACATGACGGAGCGAGCGAATTGCATGACGGTTCCGGAAAAGTGACAGATGGACTTCATATACTCCAAGGGAAGTCTGGGAAGATGAAGGATGGGGTTCAGAAATTATTTGATGGCTCTAATAAATTAGTAGATGGGTCTGGAAAAGTAACAAGCGGCTTAAATACGTTAAATAACAAAACAGGTGAGATGCAAAAAGGAATTGACGAATTAAGAGATGGATCTCAGAAAGTAACAGGTGGTTTGAATACATTAGCAAATAAATCAGGTGAATTAAAAAACGGAACAAATGAACTATCAAATGGTCTGGAACAACTTGTTGGAGGACAAAGTCAATTAGAGAAAGGTTCTCAAGAAATTCAAAAGGGTTTGCAAGATTTAAATAATAAAGTACAAAGTTCTGTTGTAGGCTTTGAGGGAGTTCAGTCGAAAGTCCCTGCTATATTAAATAAAGTAAATGAGAAAATAAATGGAGCAGAAGAAAACGTAAGTCAGTTAAATGAATTTACTCAATCAACAGCAGGGGATGCAAAAAATGCAGCGCAAGATATAGCTAATTTGCAAAAGCAAATTGAGAATTTACCGAAAGAATATCAAGAGCAGTTACAACCATATATAACAAATGCGGCAAAAAGTACAGCGACAGTTCAACAAAAAGTTGTTGGAGTAGCGGGCGGAACAAAGAAACTAAATGAGGAAGTAAAACAATTAAAAGGCGAAATCAATGAAACGGTAAGTGGAATGCAAAACAAACTGCCGAACCCAGAAGGATTGAAAACTTTAACGAGTGGTATTGAGAAATTAACGAATGCACAAAACGAATTTGTAAGTAAGTTTCATGGATTTGGTGAAGGATTAAGTAATGCCAAAGTAGGTGCAGATAAATTAAAAAACGGATCAAATCAATTAATTGATGGAGTAACCCAATTAGCGGATGGCTCAAATCAAGTAACAGCAGGGTTAGGTCAATTATCTGTAGGAGCAAACCAAATGACAGGAGGAATAAATCAATTAGCAGATGGCTCAAGTCAAGTAACAACTGGCTTAGGCACTCTAAATGGCGGTCTAAATAAAATGTTAACTGGATCAACCCAACTAATCGATGGAGTCAATCAACTAGCAGTCGGCTCTGGGAAAGTGACGGATGGACTTGTGAAAGTAAATGATGGTTCAGGTGAACTGGCTGAGAAACTTGGTGAGGGCGCAGAAAAAACAGGCGAAGTAAAAGGAACGGATAAAACGTATGATATGTTTGCAAGTCCTGTAAAAGTGAAGACGGAGAAAATGGCGGAAGTTCCAAACTACGGAACCGGGTTTACACCATACTTTTTATCACTCGGTTTATTCGTTGGAGCCCTTTTATTATCCATCGTATATCCGTTACGAGATACAGTAGGTGTTCCGAAATCAGGATTTAGTTGGTTCATTAGTAAATTTGGTATTTTATTATCTGTAGGTATTATTCAAGCTTTAGTTGCAGATTGCGTATTATTGTTCTGGTTAGGTGTAGAAGTGCAAAGTGTTCTATACTTTATACTCTTTAGTATTGTTACGAGTCTAGCGTTTATTTCATTAATTCAATGTTTAGTAACAGCATTTGGTGATGCAGGACGATTCATTGCAATCTTAACATTAATTATGCAGCTCACAACAAGTGCAGGAACATTCCCACTTGAACTAATTCCGAAGCTTTTACAATACTTTAATGCTTGGTTACCAATGACGTACTCTGTATCAGGATTTAAAGCAGTCGTATCGAGCGGAGATTTCAACTTTATGTGGCAAAACATAGGTATATTAATGATATTTATCGTTCTATTATCACTTGGTACAATCGCTTCATTAACTTGGATGCATAAACGACAATTTCGAAATGTAGTAGAACAGCAATCAGTTGAAGGATAG
- a CDS encoding DinB family protein, with the protein MNNTAFLEKFEDLATYYAEELEKYSLEQFRKKPSEEEWSLGQMYNHLLTATYMQLNAITKCKDETPSATNNKTDMGEKVYAMGAFPPIQIKLPSRPGYTPENPLNKEEITQRFLELITAVKNAEPILASIPDDCKVEHPGLGYLNANEWFQLISMHFAHHLRQKERLEQSIS; encoded by the coding sequence ATGAACAATACTGCCTTTTTAGAGAAATTTGAAGATTTAGCGACGTATTACGCAGAGGAATTAGAAAAGTACTCTCTCGAACAATTTAGAAAGAAGCCTTCTGAAGAAGAATGGTCTCTTGGCCAAATGTATAATCATTTGCTTACTGCTACATATATGCAATTAAATGCAATCACAAAATGTAAAGATGAAACGCCATCTGCAACGAACAACAAGACAGACATGGGTGAGAAGGTATATGCAATGGGAGCCTTTCCCCCTATACAAATAAAACTACCAAGTCGGCCTGGATACACACCTGAAAACCCTTTAAATAAAGAAGAAATTACACAACGTTTTCTAGAATTAATTACAGCCGTTAAAAATGCCGAACCTATCCTTGCTTCCATTCCAGATGATTGTAAAGTAGAACATCCTGGGCTTGGTTATTTAAATGCGAATGAGTGGTTCCAACTTATTTCTATGCATTTTGCACATCATCTTCGTCAGAAAGAGAGATTGGAGCAAAGTATTTCTTAA
- a CDS encoding helix-turn-helix transcriptional regulator — protein MNRTDRLLAILIELQRKQTVTAQSLAEKFETSKRTIYRDMDALSESGVPIFSIPGRGYSLMDGYFLPPIQLTPEEAVTLLLGGDYIEKIFNSGFSIHARAAKEKLEVILPPDQQKKVKVLRDSFRFLPNTFSHQKLEQEKQLFLLQESIQNEQCISFSYRKPNEWTKIKRTVHPYGLINISGIWYIVAHCLLRKQIRNFRLDRMDELQQEQEFFTKPKDFSLQDYQPENNRTVTIHLLFPAHIAHKIIESRYFFIDSYEYKDDGFHVVLKSRNIDEIFQWVLSWGSQIKVLEPKILSEKIREEVKKMLQL, from the coding sequence ATGAATCGGACGGATCGTTTATTAGCTATATTAATTGAATTACAAAGAAAACAAACTGTTACAGCACAAAGCTTAGCCGAAAAATTTGAGACAAGTAAAAGAACAATTTATCGAGATATGGACGCACTCAGTGAATCCGGTGTTCCCATTTTTTCAATACCTGGACGAGGCTATTCATTAATGGATGGTTATTTCTTACCACCCATTCAGCTTACGCCAGAAGAGGCCGTTACTCTTTTATTAGGAGGTGATTATATTGAGAAAATTTTCAACTCAGGTTTTTCTATACATGCAAGAGCAGCTAAAGAAAAACTAGAGGTCATTCTCCCTCCAGATCAACAAAAGAAAGTGAAAGTACTGAGGGATTCTTTCCGTTTCCTCCCCAATACATTTTCGCATCAAAAACTTGAACAAGAAAAACAACTCTTCCTACTGCAAGAATCCATTCAAAATGAACAATGTATTTCTTTTTCTTATCGTAAACCGAATGAATGGACGAAAATAAAGCGAACCGTCCATCCTTACGGTTTAATCAACATTTCAGGAATTTGGTACATCGTTGCTCATTGTTTACTTCGAAAACAAATACGTAATTTCCGTCTAGATCGTATGGATGAATTACAACAAGAGCAAGAATTCTTTACAAAACCTAAAGACTTTTCTTTACAAGACTATCAACCTGAAAATAATCGAACTGTTACGATTCATTTATTATTTCCAGCTCATATTGCACATAAGATTATCGAGTCTCGTTACTTTTTTATAGATTCATATGAGTATAAAGATGATGGTTTTCACGTTGTTTTGAAATCGAGAAATATAGATGAAATATTCCAGTGGGTACTAAGCTGGGGCAGTCAAATAAAAGTACTAGAACCGAAAATTCTTTCTGAAAAAATTCGAGAGGAAGTGAAAAAAATGCTACAACTTTAA
- a CDS encoding LacI family DNA-binding transcriptional regulator, whose protein sequence is MSTIEDVAKLAGLSRTTVSRVINNHPYVSDEKKKRVQLAMKHLGFVPNSAARRLRKQKTETIAVLVPRITNPFFSRFIEAIEIAASEHKYKLIICQTRYLPEKEMEYLQLLSTKQVDGIILCSLENPWENVEPYLQHGPIVLCNEYIEEANIPTVKFDHAQGAYIAAKHVLEQGYRNLIFCRGNETKVVSQQRKMGFLRAITEKSREVETIDFLENAFSWEDGKRIFHDVLKDKKNPTAILAGGDEVAAGIIAEAKRHNWSIPDDLAVIGFDNQILSQITEPGITTIEQPIDEMARKVVDLMMDKIHTKNYRKKELYEFELELLVKGSTMKDTMLLA, encoded by the coding sequence GTGTCAACGATCGAGGACGTGGCGAAATTAGCGGGGTTATCAAGAACAACGGTTTCTAGGGTGATCAATAATCATCCATATGTTTCAGATGAGAAGAAAAAAAGGGTTCAATTAGCGATGAAGCATTTAGGCTTCGTTCCTAATTCTGCGGCGAGAAGGCTCCGTAAACAAAAAACAGAAACAATTGCGGTGCTTGTTCCAAGGATTACAAATCCTTTCTTCAGTAGATTTATTGAAGCAATTGAGATTGCTGCTTCTGAACATAAATATAAACTGATTATTTGTCAAACGAGATACTTACCGGAAAAAGAGATGGAGTATTTACAATTATTATCTACAAAACAAGTAGATGGGATTATTTTATGTTCACTAGAAAATCCGTGGGAGAATGTGGAACCATACTTACAACACGGTCCGATTGTGTTATGTAATGAATATATTGAAGAAGCAAATATTCCAACAGTGAAATTTGATCATGCACAAGGGGCATACATAGCTGCGAAGCATGTGTTAGAACAAGGATATCGTAATCTTATTTTTTGCCGTGGCAACGAAACGAAAGTAGTAAGCCAACAGCGAAAAATGGGCTTTTTACGTGCTATTACTGAAAAGAGTAGAGAAGTGGAAACGATTGATTTTCTTGAAAACGCTTTCTCTTGGGAAGATGGAAAACGAATATTCCATGATGTATTAAAGGACAAAAAAAATCCTACCGCGATTTTGGCAGGAGGCGACGAGGTTGCAGCTGGAATTATCGCAGAGGCGAAACGCCATAACTGGAGCATTCCAGATGATCTTGCTGTTATCGGTTTTGATAATCAAATTTTATCACAGATTACAGAACCAGGTATTACGACAATTGAACAGCCAATCGATGAAATGGCTCGAAAAGTTGTCGACTTAATGATGGATAAAATCCATACGAAAAATTATCGAAAAAAAGAATTGTATGAGTTTGAACTGGAGCTCTTGGTGAAAGGTTCAACGATGAAGGATACGATGTTATTAGCCTAG
- the yhfH gene encoding protein YhfH yields the protein MIDQPMEFFRNLPTKTCAHCGKEIDEQHEAYHNKCDDCVHEE from the coding sequence ATGATCGATCAACCAATGGAGTTTTTCAGAAATTTACCGACGAAAACTTGTGCGCACTGTGGGAAGGAAATTGATGAGCAACACGAAGCGTACCATAATAAATGTGACGATTGCGTTCACGAAGAATAG
- a CDS encoding MBL fold metallo-hydrolase → MKMTVVGFWGGFPEAGEATSGYLFEHDGFRLLVDCGSGVLAQLQKYITPSDIDAVLLSHYHHDHVADIGVLQYARLITSATTRQLPELPIYGHPFDENGFNSLTHAPHTKGIAYNPEETLQIGPFSISFLKTIHPVTCFAMRITAGDEVIVYSADSSYIPEFIPFTKDADLFICECNMYAHQEAAKAGHMNSTEVASIAKDANVKELLLTHLPHTGNQNDLAIEAKQTFKGHITLAHSGYVWNS, encoded by the coding sequence ATGAAAATGACTGTTGTTGGCTTTTGGGGCGGCTTTCCAGAGGCGGGAGAAGCAACGTCGGGGTATTTGTTTGAACATGATGGTTTTCGTTTACTCGTTGACTGTGGTAGTGGTGTACTAGCACAGCTTCAAAAATATATAACACCATCTGATATAGATGCAGTTCTATTGTCGCACTATCATCACGATCATGTTGCAGACATTGGGGTATTGCAATATGCAAGGTTGATTACGAGTGCAACAACAAGACAACTACCGGAATTGCCAATTTACGGTCATCCGTTTGATGAGAATGGATTCAATTCTTTAACACATGCACCACATACGAAAGGAATTGCATACAATCCAGAAGAAACGCTTCAAATTGGACCGTTTTCGATTTCATTTTTAAAAACGATTCATCCTGTTACATGCTTTGCAATGCGTATTACAGCAGGTGATGAAGTAATTGTATACAGTGCGGATTCAAGTTATATTCCTGAATTTATTCCATTCACAAAAGATGCAGATTTATTTATTTGTGAGTGTAATATGTATGCACATCAAGAAGCTGCAAAAGCGGGGCATATGAATAGTACAGAAGTAGCAAGTATTGCGAAAGATGCAAATGTAAAAGAACTTTTATTAACGCACTTGCCGCATACAGGCAACCAAAATGATTTAGCAATAGAAGCAAAACAAACTTTCAAAGGCCACATTACACTTGCACATAGTGGTTACGTTTGGAACTCATGA
- a CDS encoding lipoate--protein ligase, with product MLFIDNKGITDPKINLAIEEYCVKNLDINETYLLFYINEPSIIIGKNQNTVEEINADYVKEKGIHVVRRLSGGGAVYHDLGNLNFSFITKDDGDSFHNFKKFTEPVTKALGKLGVNAELSGRNDILAEGRKISGNAQFSTKGRMFSHGTLLFDSEIDHVVSALKVKMDKIQSKGIKSIRSRVANITEFLNEKMTTEEFRQLLLETIFEGEAKIPTYELTEADWKEIYKISEERYRNWDWNYGKSPKFNLQHSHRFPVGQVDVRLEVTKGTVTECKIYGDFFGVEDVHDIEERLTGVQFDKDAFSAALEGVDVKRYFGNITTEDFLHLFF from the coding sequence ATGTTATTTATTGATAATAAAGGGATTACAGATCCTAAGATAAACTTAGCGATTGAAGAATATTGTGTGAAAAATTTAGATATCAATGAGACGTACTTATTGTTCTACATTAATGAACCGTCTATTATCATTGGGAAAAACCAAAATACAGTGGAAGAAATTAATGCTGATTATGTGAAAGAAAAAGGGATTCATGTCGTTCGCCGCTTATCTGGCGGAGGGGCTGTCTATCATGATTTAGGAAACTTAAACTTCAGTTTCATTACGAAAGATGATGGAGATAGCTTCCATAACTTTAAAAAGTTCACTGAGCCTGTTACGAAAGCACTTGGAAAACTAGGTGTAAATGCAGAGCTAAGTGGACGTAATGATATTTTAGCTGAAGGCAGAAAAATTTCAGGTAATGCCCAGTTTTCAACGAAAGGTCGTATGTTTAGTCACGGTACTTTACTATTTGACTCTGAAATCGATCACGTTGTATCAGCGCTGAAAGTAAAAATGGATAAGATCCAATCAAAAGGAATTAAGTCAATCCGTAGCCGCGTTGCAAACATTACAGAGTTTTTAAATGAAAAAATGACGACAGAAGAGTTTAGACAACTTCTTTTAGAGACAATTTTCGAAGGTGAAGCAAAAATTCCAACATATGAATTAACAGAAGCAGATTGGAAAGAGATTTATAAAATCTCTGAAGAGCGCTACCGTAACTGGGATTGGAACTACGGAAAGTCCCCGAAGTTTAACTTACAACATTCACACCGTTTCCCAGTTGGACAAGTTGACGTTCGTCTAGAAGTAACAAAAGGAACAGTAACAGAATGTAAAATATATGGTGATTTCTTCGGCGTAGAGGATGTTCACGATATTGAAGAGCGTCTAACAGGAGTACAGTTTGATAAAGATGCATTTAGTGCAGCTTTAGAAGGTGTAGATGTAAAACGCTATTTTGGTAATATAACAACAGAAGATTTCTTACATTTGTTTTTCTAA
- a CDS encoding fatty acid--CoA ligase family protein translates to MNLVQSLAETAKKKGDKPAYIFMDQSVSYDQLNEMVTRFSGNLAKMGIGKGDNVALVVGNSPHFLVGLYGTMKVGATVIPINPIYTADEMHYILQNGDVKTIIVLDVLLPVIQSLTTRLPSLENIIICETSADSKHTESEKMKTFTSLIGSGDISYEGPNLDEEDVAVILYTSGTTGKPKGAMLTHKNLYSNANDVASYLQYTADDRIVAALPMFHVFCLTVAVNAPIVNGATILMLPKFSPKEVFRICHTYGPTIFAGVPTMYNYLYLHEEASAEDVKTLRLCISGGASMPVALLKNFENRFNVIVSEGYGLSEASPVTCFNPLDRPRKPGSIGTNIWHVENKIVNELGEEVPVGEVGELIVRGPNVMKGYYNAPEDTAATLRDGWLYTGDLAKMDEEGYFYIVDRKKDIVLVGGYNVYPREVEEVLYGHEVVAEVVVIGVPDENLGEAVRAYVVLKQASITEEELMHYCTLHLAKYKVPKSIEFLTELPKNTTGKLLRRALREKAMQV, encoded by the coding sequence GTGAATCTCGTTCAATCTTTGGCTGAAACAGCGAAAAAGAAAGGAGATAAACCGGCTTATATATTTATGGATCAGTCGGTCTCGTATGACCAATTAAACGAAATGGTCACTAGGTTTTCTGGCAATTTAGCGAAAATGGGCATTGGAAAAGGGGACAATGTCGCATTAGTTGTAGGTAATTCACCACATTTTTTAGTCGGTTTATACGGAACGATGAAAGTTGGAGCAACTGTCATTCCGATTAATCCAATTTATACAGCAGACGAAATGCATTACATTTTACAAAATGGAGATGTAAAAACAATCATCGTACTCGACGTCCTTCTACCTGTTATACAATCTCTTACAACAAGACTTCCTTCACTTGAAAACATCATCATATGTGAAACCTCAGCAGATAGTAAGCATACAGAAAGCGAAAAAATGAAAACGTTTACCAGTTTAATAGGATCCGGAGATATATCTTATGAGGGTCCTAATCTAGATGAAGAAGATGTAGCTGTTATTTTATATACTTCAGGCACAACTGGAAAGCCAAAAGGCGCTATGTTAACTCATAAAAATTTATATAGTAATGCGAACGATGTTGCGTCGTATTTACAATATACAGCAGATGATCGCATCGTTGCGGCATTGCCGATGTTCCATGTGTTTTGCTTAACAGTTGCAGTGAATGCACCAATTGTGAACGGTGCGACAATTTTAATGTTACCGAAGTTTAGTCCGAAAGAAGTATTTCGTATTTGTCATACATATGGGCCAACGATTTTTGCTGGTGTACCGACAATGTATAATTACTTATATTTACATGAAGAAGCAAGTGCAGAAGATGTGAAGACACTTCGCCTTTGTATTTCCGGTGGTGCGTCAATGCCGGTTGCTCTTCTGAAAAACTTTGAAAATCGCTTTAATGTTATCGTTTCAGAAGGATACGGTTTATCAGAAGCATCACCAGTTACTTGTTTTAACCCGTTAGATCGTCCACGTAAACCAGGATCTATTGGTACAAATATTTGGCATGTAGAAAATAAAATTGTCAATGAACTTGGTGAAGAAGTACCTGTCGGAGAAGTTGGGGAATTAATCGTTCGTGGCCCGAATGTTATGAAGGGTTATTATAATGCGCCAGAAGATACAGCGGCTACACTTCGCGATGGTTGGCTTTACACAGGCGATTTAGCAAAAATGGATGAAGAAGGTTATTTTTATATTGTTGATCGTAAAAAAGATATCGTTCTTGTCGGTGGGTATAATGTGTATCCTCGGGAAGTAGAAGAGGTGCTATATGGTCACGAGGTAGTGGCAGAAGTTGTTGTCATCGGCGTTCCTGATGAAAACTTAGGAGAGGCCGTACGCGCTTATGTCGTTTTGAAACAGGCTAGTATAACAGAAGAGGAATTGATGCATTACTGTACTTTACATTTAGCAAAATATAAAGTACCAAAGAGTATTGAGTTTTTAACAGAATTACCGAAAAATACGACAGGTAAATTGTTAAGAAGAGCTTTGAGAGAGAAGGCAATGCAAGTATAA
- a CDS encoding metallophosphoesterase → MKYFRYLNIFTILIVYTLLMFYIGWNGWVWLSTVFGWESWGYYALLVGFFSYAYILVQVFKFLPFLRTIGSLWFAVIQYALMLLPLANIAVFGLQFSVEKETAIIWVGTIVFLLFFLIFAYGVFNAYSPVVRKYDVHIPKKVEGRKSLRIAMASDMHFGKLSGVSHLKRLVRHVNEMKPDIILLPGDIIDDHPGVFIRKNMGHIMKQMKAPLGIYGVLGNHEYYGRAIPEFLQEMDKIDVHILLDEVITIEDSFYLVGRRDKTERDRQSFEKLMSTVDQSLPVIAMDHQPFELKQAAEAGVDLLLSGHTHRGQMAPNHIITKRMYELDWGYVQKGTFHAIVSSGFGFWGPPLRLGSRSEIVQVEVTFE, encoded by the coding sequence GTGAAGTATTTTCGATATCTCAATATATTTACTATTTTGATTGTATATACATTACTTATGTTTTATATCGGTTGGAACGGCTGGGTTTGGCTCAGTACGGTATTCGGCTGGGAATCTTGGGGATATTACGCTTTATTAGTTGGTTTCTTTTCTTATGCGTATATTCTCGTGCAAGTGTTTAAGTTTCTTCCTTTTTTACGAACGATTGGTTCGCTTTGGTTTGCAGTTATACAATATGCGCTTATGTTATTACCGTTAGCTAATATTGCTGTATTCGGTTTACAGTTTTCAGTGGAGAAAGAGACGGCAATTATTTGGGTAGGAACCATCGTTTTCCTTTTATTTTTCCTCATTTTTGCATACGGGGTATTCAATGCGTACAGTCCAGTTGTGAGAAAGTATGATGTACATATACCAAAAAAAGTGGAAGGGCGTAAAAGTTTACGAATTGCGATGGCTTCTGATATGCATTTCGGTAAACTGTCTGGCGTCTCTCATTTGAAAAGATTAGTCCGCCATGTAAACGAAATGAAACCAGACATTATTTTGCTCCCTGGAGATATCATTGATGATCATCCTGGTGTATTCATTCGAAAAAATATGGGACACATTATGAAACAAATGAAAGCTCCATTAGGCATATACGGGGTATTAGGAAATCATGAATATTACGGCAGGGCTATCCCAGAATTTTTACAAGAGATGGACAAGATTGACGTACATATTCTTTTAGACGAAGTTATTACAATAGAAGATAGTTTTTATCTCGTTGGAAGAAGGGATAAAACAGAGCGTGATCGTCAAAGTTTTGAAAAACTTATGAGCACAGTAGATCAATCGCTTCCTGTTATTGCAATGGATCATCAGCCATTTGAACTAAAACAAGCAGCAGAAGCTGGTGTGGATTTATTATTATCCGGTCACACCCACCGCGGACAAATGGCACCGAATCATATCATTACGAAACGAATGTACGAACTAGATTGGGGATACGTACAGAAAGGCACTTTTCATGCCATCGTTTCCTCAGGATTTGGATTTTGGGGACCACCACTAAGACTTGGAAGTAGGTCGGAGATTGTACAAGTGGAGGTTACGTTTGAGTAG
- a CDS encoding HD domain-containing protein: MFISDVIYGEFEVDKVLEELILSKPVQRLKGVHQAGASYLMNEKWNVTRFDHSVGVMLLIKKLGGSVEEQIAGLLHDVSHTAFSHVIDYVFDNEDESYHEEIFSTVITDSEIPGILAKYGYNYEGILLDDSKWTLLERSAPDLCADRVDYTLRDMYTYGYISLEEVQSFLEDLIAVDEKMVLQNIEIAEWFTITYYKEVIDFFMKPINIYGNDRLAKTLKLALHKNIIKPDDFLFEDHKLMSKLELCKNQEIDTLLSKLHPSVEVKEDKNDYDLYQKNKVRLIDPSLLHEGKVVQSSVVSEKIRQMSDVAYEKAVRGTFVKVISN; this comes from the coding sequence TTGTTTATATCAGATGTAATATACGGAGAATTTGAAGTAGATAAAGTATTAGAAGAATTAATTTTAAGCAAGCCAGTGCAAAGGTTAAAGGGAGTTCACCAAGCTGGGGCAAGTTACTTAATGAACGAAAAATGGAATGTAACTCGTTTTGATCATTCGGTTGGTGTCATGCTATTAATTAAAAAACTTGGTGGCTCAGTAGAAGAACAGATTGCTGGTTTATTGCATGATGTATCGCATACTGCTTTTTCTCATGTAATTGATTATGTCTTTGATAATGAAGATGAAAGCTATCATGAAGAAATATTTAGCACTGTTATTACAGATTCGGAAATTCCAGGGATTCTTGCGAAATATGGTTATAACTATGAAGGTATTTTGCTAGATGATTCAAAGTGGACATTGCTTGAGAGATCAGCACCAGACTTATGTGCAGATCGAGTAGATTATACACTAAGAGATATGTATACATATGGATATATTTCTTTAGAAGAGGTTCAAAGTTTTTTAGAGGATTTAATCGCAGTTGATGAGAAAATGGTTCTTCAAAATATCGAAATTGCGGAATGGTTTACGATAACGTATTACAAAGAAGTGATTGATTTCTTTATGAAACCAATTAATATTTACGGAAATGATAGGTTAGCCAAAACGTTAAAATTGGCTTTACATAAAAATATAATTAAGCCAGATGATTTTCTTTTTGAAGATCATAAGCTTATGTCTAAACTAGAGCTATGTAAAAATCAAGAAATAGATACTTTATTAAGTAAACTTCATCCAAGCGTAGAAGTGAAAGAAGATAAAAATGATTATGATTTATATCAGAAAAATAAAGTTCGTCTCATTGACCCTTCGTTACTTCATGAGGGTAAAGTCGTTCAGTCGTCTGTTGTATCAGAAAAAATAAGACAAATGAGTGATGTTGCTTATGAAAAAGCGGTGAGAGGGACGTTTGTGAAAGTGATTTCTAATTAA